AATTTGTTCATCAGTTACTCCCGAGGGCTTCATACTCGAACACACTACATCAAATTCCTGCATGTGTTTGTGGGATTCCTCTCCTGGCAGACCATGAAAAACAGGCAACAAATGTATTAAACCAGGTTTTAATTCAAAAGCTGCATTCTCACTAAGGCGAGGAAAAGTTATGCAAAGAGGTTGTTGGGTCAAGTttggagcagccaactcccttaatgtttgtGTGTTGGCCATGGCGACGTTCTCTTGGTACGAATCACTTGAAGTGTCACCAACCGAATCTGATGGTTCAACTTCGGGCTCAGATCTCTGAGATGCAGCACTGGAGTGCTCCTCTCTGAGCTGTCTGGTTTCCTTTCTCGTTCTACGCACGGTCTTCTCtacttcagggtcaaaaatcaattcacctgtacgagaagacctaggcatacactagaaaaataccagaaaattagTGCAAAAATGAACTTAATAAAGAAGCAAAtaataacgccagtccccggcaacggcgccaaaaattgacaggtcgtcaaacctgtgcaataataataataaaaatagaacctAGTTACCACTAAAAGTAGTCAGtaattaatcctaggtactggagcagggactctaggtgtgcaatgggttacttgattcaccctgttcccgaagagtttgcttaacctgatataccagaattaattagttgacaaaaattactaaatagtagacaatggcaagtagggtcgtctcctcagggactggagatatCTGTCTCTTTTAAAGTCCAATTGATAAGGGGGGATTTCACaggaataaaactaaaaacaattaaacaatttaactaaaaatgaataaataactaGCACAAATATAGCAGGAACTTAATcaggaataaataaattctagccaaggaagcaactactcaggcacagtccatttatccgattattgatgcaagagaggttcacttaatttattaatagactAGTTATAGCCATCAAGGAACTCTaatgaccaatttttccttaatttataggtgaccaaggtacgaccattagtcacccctaaccagaaaagtactcctaggtacgaccgtaggaattaattttccaattgcattaataacCAGAAAAACCTAGTcctaatcaataacacgctacgagggttatttaaattagattgcatgctcccctaatgtgtaaacacaccagttgccactaatattaatcaatcaaacaattacggatttaattgactaaattggcacgagTTTAATAtatcacattgaacatcgggcccttgacatccaattaataaaataatcccatgaaagtTAAATCAGgcaacatgcaaatattaatagataaaggaacacgtgaaaactaattagatctcacagatttccgggactgcgccgtcgagttgacccCTGACTAGACGGAAgacttagccacgccgcataattaaatcaccacacgaatTAATAAATTGCAAAGGCATTGCGTTTTCTATTAAGAAGCAAGGAATAAAAgtgtttttcccgttggggaatattgtcgaacacctggcgtgtgtcagaggccagtcaggAGAAAGAAGAACTAAAACTGaactaaaagctaaaactaaaaggtGGTCCCTTGCTTCTGTACGTTCTTTTCCttttaaagaaacaaaagggagtTGACTCAAACCATCTCCTCTGCGGTCCCACCACAATTAGGAAAAACCCAAAAGAGATTCCAAGCAGCAGCCTCTTTACGtcctttttctttctcaagCCAAAAGGATGACTAAGGCTTCAATTTCCGTGGGCCAGGCCAACTCCATGTCTTCTCTCCAGTGGTCCCCTTCAATTGGCACAAGTCTGCCGAATTTCTTCTTAGTACTTAGGCTTTGTACGTTGTCTGCTGTTGGCCAAATGACTAGTGATCTTTATTCCATGGGCCCCCACCGAAATTAAGAAGATGAATTGCCAATGCTCGGCCCTGCCGAATTGACCCTTAGTAATATGCTCTAGAAAGTCCCTCCATTTGGTAATATTTCTGCTTCACtcctgaaattgattccaaataccaaatatgagtaaatatcagcaacTAACGcaatatttgtcagggatagaaggggaaattactaataaaattactaacaaaatataccctatcaattccccccacacctgaatcatgcttgccctcaagcatggaGACAATTCAACTCAACAATGGCTAGCTTTCACATTATCATAGCCAGCTGCGCTTATACCCAAAATCAAGATCTAGTGACTAAGTATCAAGACGTGTCTCTCCCGGTTAGCTCCTCAGTTCATAGACCTGTCCAATTCATGGCTAATTCGCGTAGGAAATCCAAATATTAACTAGCAACAATCAGTAATCAAGTCAACTgtcaaccaaaatctcaacaatacGAACCAAGGATCGGCAGGCCAACATGATCATAAACTCACATATTCTCCACatctgattttcttttttgcttttttcctttttcttttttttttagattgcAAAGAGTAATGCTTAGTCCCGAgctattcaagtcttttgacgtgaactctgacatttttagatgaaagagcccaGTTACTCGACCTTTCATAGCTCCAGGACTATTTACTCATGGATATCgccactttttgacgcgagagtcgacacttgtggtgaagactTCCGGTTACTAGGTGGCGGCACTAGCGGAGTATAGCCATACGTTATTCTCACTAACGTACCAAAATAACAAACACTTTTAAGATCATGGCCCACGTCATCTCCTAAACATGaaggaccaaggtcaacagggGACCAAACCACACAACAATGCCAgcaaaatatttatattgccTAAACAAGTTAGCCATAAATCGCCCCAAGTCGTTAAACTCAAAATATTCACCAAGACAGCATGCTCTTACTTGCCACCGAAACTCAACTCAAAGTATAAACTACAACTAGCAATAAAAGAGTAAGCTGCCAACATATTTACCCAGATATCAGCAAGGTAAAAACATCCAAAAGGAATAAAGGACCAACACCTAAACAgaaaacacttgaactaaaaaCATAGGAAAACACCTAAACTGGAAAAACTGGAAATATTCAGCACCCAAACtgacccccccacacctaattcacacattgccctcaatgtgataatgtaACAGCAAAAAGTAAGGAGAGGGGCAACGATACTTCCCTGTAATCGTCAAAACAGGGGTGGATCAGGCGCGAACTGAGGTGGAAAGCCGGCCTGCTGCATAAACGCAGCCAGGTTTTGAGCCATGTTATGCAAGTTGATGCCAATGTGAGTTACGTGAGTCTCCAGTCTATCAACGGTGTTCCGGAGTTGGGTCCAATCGTCGGCCGATGGGGCGGTAGGTGGCGGAGCGGAGGAAGACGGGCCAGGGTCGCCGCCCTCAGTGGAAGCTCGGGCAAAAGATGACCGAGGGGGAGGGCGTAGCGGCCCCGGTGGAACTACCTCCCAACCATCGTCGCCCTCCCGAACTAAGCCCATTTTCTCTAAGCACGGGATATCCAAAGGCTCCATTTGACAGGCTATATGCAAGTTATGGTTAGAAATATCAAGTACATGCAAATTCATAGCCAAGTGAGTAATGTAAGACCCAAGAATCAAGGGGCGCTTCTTTTTAGGCAAAATGGACTTGAACTGAGACGCGAGCCAGCACCCCAGATTAACCTTAATCTTGTGATGCATGCaccatataaagaaaaattcgGACTTAGACAGAATGCCCGAACTATCTCGCCTACCCGAGAAACTATAGGCCAAAAAACGGTGGATATAGCGAGAGGCCGGGTCCTTCAGATAAGAACCCTTAGATAGACGGGGGTCATAATTATCCCTGTCCACGGACATCTCATCCCAAATAAAGCGATAGCGGGAGAAAAACGGTTGGACAAAGTCACACGCACTCTTGGCATACTCCCTAGACTCAGCATAGGCAGGATCAATGAAACCAAAAGCCAGGTTGAAGTCGGTTATGGAATGGTGGAATTCCTGACCCATTAAACGGAAGCGGATGACATCAGGGATGGAAACTGTGTAACCAGTGGGAAGGTCGAATTCAAATGTGGCATAGAATTCCCTAACTAACTCAACAAAGGCTGGGAGGTCAGTGATACGAGAATATGGTCGCCACCCGATTGCCTCAATCAAATCGTGGAAGGGGACGCTAATATTCAGAAGGCCCAAGGTGGCGGCGTCCCGATAACGGCATGGAATAATTCGCCGTTCACAAGCCTCAGCATACCGCCGCTTGTCGGTCGCCCTGGTGAAGTCTAAATGACCCCCAAAATGTGCAGGGTCAGAGATATGGACGCCTCTTTGTCGCCCAAGACGAGCCCGCCTCCCAGAGGATGAAGGATCGTGCGAGGGGTCAGAGGCGGGAATGGAATGCTGGGGTGGAGGGGGCTGAGGGGTCCTAGACCTAGCAGAAGATCGAGGCCTCACCATGGTGACCAACAGGCAAACCAAAACAACCAAGTAGCAAATATAAGCGTCACGGGCGCCCCCAATTTCAACCAGCAATTGCAGCAATTCACCCAAAGAGCTAGCAAGTATCTTCAAATATAAACCACAACGAAAGGTACAAGAtctcaaccagtaccactggcgAGTCGCAGGGGAAAAAGTAATCAAAAGGCTAGCTGTTCAACTAATAGTAGAAAATACCCCCACTTTGGCAGCAAGTAAACCCAAATTTGTCCAAACAGCTCCCCCAGAAAATAACTAAATCACTCCCTGCTCTATCCAACCACTCAATCACAGGGTGGACCCAATCACAAATGCCCAGTAGTCACAATTCGCTGAATTAGGCAATCCAGCACACAAATTATCAGATGTTAAACAACTACCctcaccagtaccactggtgagtATATAGGGAGAAATTAAAGTAAATAACCAACCTACTGAACAAAACAGATCTGAACACCCAAGtagcgcaaaaaaaaaaaaatgagcggAAATTAAAACCAGAAGCAATTGGCACTTACTCCCCAGGTACCCCCAAATATCGCAGTAGTTTAACTCAACTCTACCCAAATTAGCCCCAGAAACTGTCTAAAATCACTGCCTGCTGTTTTCCAACAAGAAGCCCAAGAAACAAAAACGCAAATTCCAGCAATTTaaggactagagaaatacaaATCAAGGTGAAAATTCGAATACCTCCGCCTGCCCTGGAATACTTGGCCGCGAGCTGGCGCGAGCGTGGCTGTGGCGAATGCTAGCTGCGGCTGCGGCTGAGGAAGTGCGGCGGCTGTGGCGTGGCTGGAGCTTCGTGCGGCTGGCGCGAGAGTGGCGGCTGGGCGGCTGGGACGGCTGGAGCTGTGCAGATCGAGAGGCCCGCGCGAGGTGGGTGGCGCAGCGTGAAGCTCTGGCCACGCGCAGAGGTCAGCAGCGGGCGGCGGCGTGCGAGGAAGTGGGAGGAGAGCTGGTGTGCGGCGGTGGCGAGGGGCGTGGGCCGCGTCGACGAGCGGCAGGGGGGAGCGGCGTGCGATGGAATTGGAGATGGCGGTGGGCACGGGCGGCGGACAGAGCAAAAcagaggagaagaaagaaagaaaaaaagaaagaaagaagaagaaagaaagaaaaagaaaaaaaaaaggaaagaaagaaaagaaagacaagaaaaactgttttttttttttttatatgtctTGCCGTAGTTTGAATCTTTGAATTGGAAAGAAaacaatcttttctttttcttttaatgaaagtattaataataataatcataataataaataaatttttttttttttttgttgtactGCAAAAACATGGTTTGGGTCGTCCAACACCGcgcgggcacgccaagattggtCTTCGTCCTCTGGTCTCAGAAGATCCAAACACCGCGCGGGCACGCCAAGATCTCACTTCCTGATTGCAGTGAAGGAAATATTAATACAGATACTACCCAACGAGTAAATGACCCAATGCAAAAGAAGAACAACTAGAAATAATCAAAACAACTAGAAATAACAAGACTAATAttcgggttgcctcccaaactagcgcctttctttagtgtctttggctagacataacCCATAATTTGCTTAAACTAAGCAAATTGGGTCCTCCAAATGCATCATCTCTACCCGCTCAACTGGAACCCCTTCATAATACGGCTTAAGACGATggccattcaccacaaatttcttctcTGTCCTTAGACTCTGgatctccactgcaccataatcAAAGATATTAGTTACCACAAAGggaccaatccaacgagaacgtaaCTTACCCGGAAATAACTTCAATTTTGAGTGGTACAGTAGAACTTTTTGCCCACTTTCGAACGTCTTCCTAGAGACCTGCTGGTcatgaaaaatcttgtttttctccttATAGATCACAGCATTCTCATAGGCTTCATTGCGAATCTCCTCCAATTCTTGTAACTGTAGCTTCCTTCGAATTCCGCCCTCTTCGATGTCCATATTGCATTGCTTAACCGCCCAAAATGCTTTATGCTCGAATTCCACTGGAAGATGGCAAGGCTTACCAAATACCAACCTATAGGGAGACATCCCTATAGGTGTCTTGTAAGCGGTCCTGTATGCCCACAACGCATCTTCCAACCTTGAACTCCAGTCCTTCCTATCAGGGCGGaccattttttccaaaatagaCTTTACTTCCCTATTCGAGACTTCAGCCTGGCCATTGGTCTGTGGATGGTAGGAAGTAGAAACCTTATGAAGTACCCCATATTTCCTGAACAAAGCAGCAATTGTCTTGTTGCAAAAATGTGTCCCCCTATCACTCACAACTGCCCGTGGCATTCCAAATCGCACGAAAATGTTAGATTTTATGACGTCTGCAACAACCTTAGAATCATTAGTGCGGGTGGCTTTTGCTTCCACCCACTTCGAGACATAATCTACTGCTAGTAAAATGTATAAAAATCCACAAGAATTTGGAAAGGGACCCATGAAATATATACCCCAAGTATCAAAAATTTCAATGAAAAGCATGGGCACCTGTGGCAGTTGATCCCTTCGGGATAAATTGCCTACCCTCTGACATTTATCACATGTCTTACAAAACAAGTAAGCATCCTTAAATAAGGTAGGCCAAAAAAAACCACTTTCCAACACTTTTCTAGCAGTCCGTTTAGGTCCAAAATGACCCCCACATGCAAAAGAGTGACAGAAAGTCAATATAGATTGGAATTCACCTTCACTTACACATCGTCTCATTATTTGGTCAGCACCTTGTTTCCACAGATAGGGATCATCCCAGACATAGTACTTTGCATCACTTTTTAGTTTGTCCCTTTTTGCCTTGGGCCAACCTGCGGGCAATTTGTCAGTAACCAAATAATTCACAATATCTGCAAACCAAGGAGGGGATGAATTAATAGAAAGTAAATGCTCTTCAGGAAAAGACTCCCTTAATGGTAATTCTTCCTCCGCTACCAGTATTCGACTGAGGTGGTCAGCTACTAGATTCTCTGCTCCTTTTTTATCTCtgatttccaagtcaaattcctgCAGGAGCAATATCCATCTTATCAAGCGGGGTTTAGCGTCCTTCTTGGTCAGTAGGTACCTCAGAGCTGCATGGTCAGAATACACAATTACTTTAGCACCTAGCAAATAAGGTctgaatttttctaaagcaaaaataacAGCTAAGAGTTCTTTCTCCGTGGTAGAGTAATTGAGTTGGGCGCCATTTAAAGCTCTGGAGGCATAATATATTGCGTGTGCCGCTTTCTCCACCCTTTGTCCCAAGACTGCTCCCACAGAGTAGTCACTGGCATCACACATAATTTCAAACGGGAGATTCCAGTCAGGTGGTTGGATGACAGGTGGAGAAGTGAGTAATTTCTTCAACTTCTCGAACGCTTCCTTGCACTCCTCGTTGAATTCAAAAATAACATCCTTTTGTAAAAGCCTGAAAAGTGGTGCCCCAATCTTTGAGAAGTCCTTGATAAATCTGCGATAGAAACCTGCATGTCCTAGAAAGGAACGAACTTGCCGTACAGTTACGGGGTAAGGCAAAGCAGATATTACATCTATTTTAGCTTTATCAACTTCAATTCCTCTAGATGACACTACATGTCCTAGAACTATCCCGTGCTCAACCATAAagtgacatttttcccaattgaGCACTAGGTTAGTCTCAATGCATCTTTTTAAAATCAACGTCAAGTTATCTAAGCAATCGTCAAAGCTATCACCATAGACACTGAAGTCATCCATGAATACCTCAATTATTCTCTCCACATACTCAGAAAAAATGCTAATCATGCACCTCTGGAATGTTGCGGGGGCATTGCACAATCCAAAGGGCATCCTTCGATAGGCAAAAGTGCCAAAGGGGCAAGTGAAAGTTGTtttctcttgatcctctggCGCAATTGCTATCTGAAAATAACCAGAGAAACCATCTAAAAAACAATAATAGGCACGACAAGCTAACCTTTCAACCATTTGATCAATGAATGGAAGGGGAAAATGATCCTTCTTGGTCACTGCGTTCAATTTACGGTAATCGATGCACTGGCGCCAACCCGTAGGCTTTCGAATTGGAACAAGGTCCCCTTCATGATTTTCCTCCGCAGTTACCCCTGCTTTCTTCGGCACCACTTGTACCGGGCTCACCCATGGGCTATCTGAGATAGAAAAAACAATTCCTACGTCCAGAAGCTTGATTACCTCTTTCTTGACCACTTCCATCATGTTGGGGTTCAATCTTCTTTGTGGTTGTCTTATCggtctagcatcctcttccagGCGAATTCGATGCATACATACGGACGGGCTTATACCCTTGATGTCTGCAATTGTCCACCCTATAGCTTCCTTATGCTCCCTTAAAACCCGTAGCAGCTTATCCTCCTCCGTGGGTGATaatttggatgagattatcacTGGTAACGTCTCTTTTTCACCCAGATAGGCATACTTTAAATGCTTGGGCAGGGGTTTCAACTCCACTTCAGGTGCCTGCACGATAGAAGGTAATAACTTTAGGTGCGGTTCAGGCACAAATATAGGAGCAACATCATACCTTAGAGGACTTTGGCCCAGTGAATGCAAGGCTCCAATCATTCTTTACAAACTGATGTCTAACTCCATTTCGTAGGCTGCTTCCAGATCCAAATGTTTAGTGATTGCTACCTCCAATTCATCCCTGCCATTAATCTCAAATACTTCTTGCACCAAAGGGTCAATTACACTCACAGCAAAAATAGCATTAGAATGACATGGATATTTCATGGCCTCAAATATACTGAAATGAactatttctccatcaaattccatcgtTAGGGTGCCCTCactaacatcaatttttgtACGAGCTGTGCTCAAGAAGGGCCTCCCCAACAAAATTGGTGATGGATTTGGAGAACGTTCGTCACCCATATCAAGAATATAAAAATCAGCAGGGAACACTAAATTGTTCACTTGCACTAACATATCTTCTATCACCCCATCGGGATAAGCATTAGTCCTATCAGCCAATTGAATTATAATGCCAGTTTCCTTTAAGGGACCCAAATTTAGAGAAGCATAAATAGCCTTGGGCATCACATTTATAGAGGCTCCTAAATCTAACATGGCATTCCTAATGCTAGTGTTCCCTATTTTACAAGGGATAGTGAACATACCTGGGTCTCCGCACTTGGGTGGAAGTTTTCTTTGAAGCACTGCAGATACGTTCTCCCCCACAATTATCCTTTCATCTCCCCTCAGTTTCTTCCTATTGATGCATAGGTCCTTCAAAAATTTGGCATACCGGGGTACTTGCTTAATTGCGTCAAGTAAGGGGATATTTATCTCCACCTTCCTAAACAtctccaaaatttccttttccttgtctTGCTTTTTAGGCCTTTCCAACCTGCTAGGAAAAGGTGGTGGGTTAGGCTTTACTGGAACCACTGGGTTACGTATTACCTCTTTATCTGTGCCGGGCGTTCCTTCTTGCCCGAGCTCCTTCTCAATGCGGTCCTCATTCTTGTCCTTCGGAGCTACTGGCGCTGGTCCTTCAACCTCTTTCCCACTCCTGAGGGTCATTGCACTTACATTCTTGGGATTCACCTCAGGTTGGGATGGAAGTTTTCCCTTTCCCTGGGAGTCTAGTCGGTTGACAATTGAGGCTAATTGACTCATCTGATTTTCCAAGTTTTGCATACGTGCTTTCATCTCTTGATTGCTGGCCTCAGTGTCCTGTTGAAATTTCATAGTATTAGAGGCTATGGTTTTAACCATGTCTTCTAGGGACATACCTGAGGCAGAGGATGGTtgattccttgtttgatattgtTGCTGGAAGCCCTGCTGTCTATTGGGGATgaaattttgttgcttatttccCCCATagctcagatttggatgatCCCTCCAACCCGGATTGTATGAGTTGGAATAGGGGTCATACTGTCTACGTGGCATGGGCATGTTGCCAGCCATGTTTGCTTGCTCAATTCCCTCCTCTTGTAACTGTGGGCATGCGTCAGCTGTATGACCAATATTCGTACAAATCCCACACACTTTGGCCTGCTGTGCATTTCCTACAGCTATCTGTCGAACAAATGAGGTTAATTCAGATAACTGCTGTTGAATGGAAGATGAACTTACCTCGTTGACCTTTCTCGTAGGAACATCTGCTCTCGTACCAAACTGCTGGCAATTCTCTGCCATTCGCTCGATTAAGTCCCATGCCTCCTGGGTAGTCTTATTCACCAGTGCACCACCACTTGCTGCATCAATGATATTTCTATCGTTCATCAGTAGCCCCTCATAGAAGTACTGAATCAGCAGTTGATCACTTATTTGGTGATGAGGGCATCGGGTACGCAGCCTGGTGAACCTCTCCCAATATTCATACAAGGATTCCCCCTGAAATTGCTTGATGCCACATATTTCCTTTCGCAAACTAGCAGCTCTAGATGCAgggaaatatttttcaaaaaattttttctgcATCTCTGGCCACGTGGTGATAATGCCTGCAGGTAGACAGTATAACCAGTCCTTTGCCGAATCCTTGAGAGAAAAAGGGAAGGCCCTTAATTTAATTTGTTCATCAGTTACTCCCGAGGGCTTCATACTCGAACACACTACATCAAATTCCTGCATGTGTTTGTGGGATTCCTCTCCTGGCAGACCATGAAAAACAGGCAACAAATGTATTAAACCAGGTTTTAATTCAAAAGCTGCATTCTCACTAAGGCGAGGAAAAGTTATGCAAAGAGGTTGTTGGGTCAAGTttggagcagccaactcccttaatgtttgtGTGTTGGCCATGGCGACGTTCTCTTGGTACGAATCACTTGAAGTGTCACCAACCGAATCTGATGGTTCAACTTCGGGCTCAGATCTCTGAGATGCAGCACTGGAGTGCTCCTCTCTGAGCTGTCTGGTTTCCTTTCTCGTTCTACGCACGGTCTTCTCtacttcagggtcaaaaatcaattcacctgtacgagaagacctaggcatacactagaaaaataccagaaaattagTGCA
The DNA window shown above is from Coffea arabica cultivar ET-39 chromosome 5e, Coffea Arabica ET-39 HiFi, whole genome shotgun sequence and carries:
- the LOC113737485 gene encoding uncharacterized protein gives rise to the protein MANTQTLRELAAPNLTQQPLCITFPRLSENAAFELKPGLIHLLPVFHGLPGEESHKHMQEFDVVCSSMKPSGVTDEQIKLRAFPFSLKDSAKDWLYCLPAGIITTWPEMQKKFFEKYFPASRAASLRKEICGIKQFQGESLYEYWERFTRLRTRCPHHQISDQLLIQYFYEGLLMNDRNIIDAASGGALVNKTTQEAWDLIERMAENCQQFGTRADVPTRKVNEVSSSSIQQQLSELTSFVRQIAVGNAQQAKVCGICTNIGHTADACPQLQEEGIEQANMAGNMPMPRRQYDPYSNSYNPGWRDHPNLSYGGNKQQNFIPNRQQGFQQQYQTRNQPSSASGMSLEDMVKTIASNTMKFQQDTEASNQEMKARMQNLENQMSQLASIVNRLDSQGKGKLPSQPEVNPKNVSAMTLRSGKEVEGPAPVAPKDKNEDRIEKELGQEGTPGTDKEVIRNPVVPVKPNPPPFPSRLERPKKQDKEKEILEMFRKVEINIPLLDAIKQVPRYAKFLKDLCINRKKLRGDERIIVGENVSAVLQRKLPPKCGDPGMFTIPCKIGNTSIRNAMLDLGASINVMPKAIYASLNLGPLKETGIIIQLADRTNAYPDGVIEDMLVQVNNLVFPADFYILDMGDERSPNPSPILLGRPFLSTARTKIDVSEGTLTMEFDGEIVHFSIFEAMKYPCHSNAIFAVSVIDPLVQEVFEINGRDELEVAITKHLDLEAAYEMELDISL